One Monomorium pharaonis isolate MP-MQ-018 chromosome 4, ASM1337386v2, whole genome shotgun sequence DNA segment encodes these proteins:
- the LOC118645260 gene encoding uncharacterized protein LOC118645260 isoform X2 yields the protein MVYPALTVSLTVTRITLKEIMATEEFERDFKTTSEHWDVIINYPMLLKSKFGGFDGDNIKIKELWEEMIGILNSLGHGQRSIQKWKEAIGRWKSKVKAKARRQRQEMTATGGGSMKTIPLTQTEEKLMAILGWKAVTGDLNKELGIVDSNTTINNKVTTERSTNNKIITSTPSKVISSTSVQPFIRTNTEMIIPESIAWQSGTKEMTQSASTSTSTKEMTQYNIVENKNKKIFQEAKTVSSPIQTVLSTASKSSGIIEPPPLVLLKKGTANGDKEKPSVSTSNKRTVNEDKENFSLQNKKRIITSSDKSQRYVTLTTMHREQTDILNNINLNIQNASYHLEQIASNINQLVNYYITNEKTDNEFESVEFLDDNYNMTE from the exons ATGGTATACCCTGCCCTGACCGTTTCACTAACTGTAACAAGGAtaactttaaaagaaataatgg caacCGAAGAGTTTGAAAGAGATTTTAAAACAACTTCTGAACATTGGgacgtaattataaattatcccATGTTATTAAAATCCAAATTTGGAGGATTTGATggagataatattaaaataaaagaattgtgggAAGAAATGATTGGAATCCTCAACAGTTTAGGACATGGACAACGTTCTATACAGAAATGGAAAGag GCTATTGGACGCTGGAAATCCAAAGTAAAAGCAAAAGCAAGACGTCAAAGGCAGGAAATGACTGCAACAGGTGGTGGATCTATGAAAACAATACCACTCACCCAAAcggaagaaaaattaatggcCATCTTAGGGTGGAAAGCTGTAACTGGAGATTTAAACAAAGAATTAGGAATAGTTGACTCCAATacaactattaataataaag TCACAACAGAACgatctacaaataataaaattataacatcaACTCCGAGTAAAGTAATATCATCCACATCTGTACAACCTTTTATTCGTACAAACACTGAAATGATTATACCCGAG TCGATAGCATGGCAATCTGGGACGAAAGAAATGACACAGTCAGCATCGACTTCAACGTCGACAAAAGAAATgacacaatataatattgttgaaaataaaaacaagaagATATTTCAAGAAGCGAAGACTGTTAGTAGTCCG ATACAAACAGTGCTATCAACAGCATCCAAATCTTCAGGAATAATAGAACCTCCACCATTAGTGCTATTAAAGAAAGGAACAGCAAATGGAGATAAAGAAAAACCTTCTGTATCAACGTCAAACAAACGAACAGTAAATGAAGACAAGGAGAATttttcattacaaaataagaaaagaataattacgTCATCTGATAAAAGCCAACGATATGTGACTTTGACCACAATGCATCGAGAACAAacagatatattaaataatattaatctaaatattcaaaatgcTTCTTATCACTTAGAACAGATTGCATCTAATATCAATCAATtggttaattattatattacaaatgaaAAAACAGATAACGAATTTGAATCTGTTGAGTTTCTTGATGACAATTACAATATGAcagaataa
- the LOC118645260 gene encoding uncharacterized protein LOC118645260 isoform X3 — protein sequence MVYPALTVSLTVTRITLKEIMATEEFERDFKTTSEHWDVIINYPMLLKSKFGGFDGDNIKIKELWEEMIGILNSLGHGQRSIQKWKEAIGRWKSKVKAKARRQRQEMTATGGGSMKTIPLTQTEEKLMAILGWKAVTGDLNKELGIVDSNTTINNKVTTERSTNNKIITSTPSKVISSTSVQPFIRTNTEMIIPEKVFLCNLQSIAWQSGTKEMTQSASTSTSTKEMTQYNIVENKNKKIFQEAKTVSSPIQTVLSTASKSSGIIEPPPLVLLKKGTANGDKEKPSVSTSNKRTVNEDKENFSLQNKKRIITSSVSVKGYL from the exons ATGGTATACCCTGCCCTGACCGTTTCACTAACTGTAACAAGGAtaactttaaaagaaataatgg caacCGAAGAGTTTGAAAGAGATTTTAAAACAACTTCTGAACATTGGgacgtaattataaattatcccATGTTATTAAAATCCAAATTTGGAGGATTTGATggagataatattaaaataaaagaattgtgggAAGAAATGATTGGAATCCTCAACAGTTTAGGACATGGACAACGTTCTATACAGAAATGGAAAGag GCTATTGGACGCTGGAAATCCAAAGTAAAAGCAAAAGCAAGACGTCAAAGGCAGGAAATGACTGCAACAGGTGGTGGATCTATGAAAACAATACCACTCACCCAAAcggaagaaaaattaatggcCATCTTAGGGTGGAAAGCTGTAACTGGAGATTTAAACAAAGAATTAGGAATAGTTGACTCCAATacaactattaataataaag TCACAACAGAACgatctacaaataataaaattataacatcaACTCCGAGTAAAGTAATATCATCCACATCTGTACAACCTTTTATTCGTACAAACACTGAAATGATTATACCCGAG aaagtgtttttatgtaatttgcaGTCGATAGCATGGCAATCTGGGACGAAAGAAATGACACAGTCAGCATCGACTTCAACGTCGACAAAAGAAATgacacaatataatattgttgaaaataaaaacaagaagATATTTCAAGAAGCGAAGACTGTTAGTAGTCCG ATACAAACAGTGCTATCAACAGCATCCAAATCTTCAGGAATAATAGAACCTCCACCATTAGTGCTATTAAAGAAAGGAACAGCAAATGGAGATAAAGAAAAACCTTCTGTATCAACGTCAAACAAACGAACAGTAAATGAAGACAAGGAGAATttttcattacaaaataagaaaagaataatta cgtcaagcgtcagcgtgaaaGGATACCTTTAA
- the LOC118645260 gene encoding uncharacterized protein LOC118645260 isoform X4, whose product MVYPALTVSLTVTRITLKEIMATEEFERDFKTTSEHWDVIINYPMLLKSKFGGFDGDNIKIKELWEEMIGILNSLGHGQRSIQKWKEAIGRWKSKVKAKARRQRQEMTATGGGSMKTIPLTQTEEKLMAILGWKAVTGDLNKELGIVDSNTTINNKVTTERSTNNKIITSTPSKVISSTSVQPFIRTNTEMIIPEKVFLCNLQSIAWQSGTKEMTQSASTSTSTKEMTQYNIVENKNKKIFQEAKTVSSPIQTVLSTASKSSGIIEPPPLVLLKKGTANGDKEKPSVSTSNKRTVNEDKENFSLQNKKRIITSA is encoded by the exons ATGGTATACCCTGCCCTGACCGTTTCACTAACTGTAACAAGGAtaactttaaaagaaataatgg caacCGAAGAGTTTGAAAGAGATTTTAAAACAACTTCTGAACATTGGgacgtaattataaattatcccATGTTATTAAAATCCAAATTTGGAGGATTTGATggagataatattaaaataaaagaattgtgggAAGAAATGATTGGAATCCTCAACAGTTTAGGACATGGACAACGTTCTATACAGAAATGGAAAGag GCTATTGGACGCTGGAAATCCAAAGTAAAAGCAAAAGCAAGACGTCAAAGGCAGGAAATGACTGCAACAGGTGGTGGATCTATGAAAACAATACCACTCACCCAAAcggaagaaaaattaatggcCATCTTAGGGTGGAAAGCTGTAACTGGAGATTTAAACAAAGAATTAGGAATAGTTGACTCCAATacaactattaataataaag TCACAACAGAACgatctacaaataataaaattataacatcaACTCCGAGTAAAGTAATATCATCCACATCTGTACAACCTTTTATTCGTACAAACACTGAAATGATTATACCCGAG aaagtgtttttatgtaatttgcaGTCGATAGCATGGCAATCTGGGACGAAAGAAATGACACAGTCAGCATCGACTTCAACGTCGACAAAAGAAATgacacaatataatattgttgaaaataaaaacaagaagATATTTCAAGAAGCGAAGACTGTTAGTAGTCCG ATACAAACAGTGCTATCAACAGCATCCAAATCTTCAGGAATAATAGAACCTCCACCATTAGTGCTATTAAAGAAAGGAACAGCAAATGGAGATAAAGAAAAACCTTCTGTATCAACGTCAAACAAACGAACAGTAAATGAAGACAAGGAGAATttttcattacaaaataagaaaagaataatta cgtcagcgtga
- the LOC118645260 gene encoding uncharacterized protein LOC118645260 isoform X1, which translates to MVYPALTVSLTVTRITLKEIMATEEFERDFKTTSEHWDVIINYPMLLKSKFGGFDGDNIKIKELWEEMIGILNSLGHGQRSIQKWKEAIGRWKSKVKAKARRQRQEMTATGGGSMKTIPLTQTEEKLMAILGWKAVTGDLNKELGIVDSNTTINNKVTTERSTNNKIITSTPSKVISSTSVQPFIRTNTEMIIPEKVFLCNLQSIAWQSGTKEMTQSASTSTSTKEMTQYNIVENKNKKIFQEAKTVSSPIQTVLSTASKSSGIIEPPPLVLLKKGTANGDKEKPSVSTSNKRTVNEDKENFSLQNKKRIITSSDKSQRYVTLTTMHREQTDILNNINLNIQNASYHLEQIASNINQLVNYYITNEKTDNEFESVEFLDDNYNMTE; encoded by the exons ATGGTATACCCTGCCCTGACCGTTTCACTAACTGTAACAAGGAtaactttaaaagaaataatgg caacCGAAGAGTTTGAAAGAGATTTTAAAACAACTTCTGAACATTGGgacgtaattataaattatcccATGTTATTAAAATCCAAATTTGGAGGATTTGATggagataatattaaaataaaagaattgtgggAAGAAATGATTGGAATCCTCAACAGTTTAGGACATGGACAACGTTCTATACAGAAATGGAAAGag GCTATTGGACGCTGGAAATCCAAAGTAAAAGCAAAAGCAAGACGTCAAAGGCAGGAAATGACTGCAACAGGTGGTGGATCTATGAAAACAATACCACTCACCCAAAcggaagaaaaattaatggcCATCTTAGGGTGGAAAGCTGTAACTGGAGATTTAAACAAAGAATTAGGAATAGTTGACTCCAATacaactattaataataaag TCACAACAGAACgatctacaaataataaaattataacatcaACTCCGAGTAAAGTAATATCATCCACATCTGTACAACCTTTTATTCGTACAAACACTGAAATGATTATACCCGAG aaagtgtttttatgtaatttgcaGTCGATAGCATGGCAATCTGGGACGAAAGAAATGACACAGTCAGCATCGACTTCAACGTCGACAAAAGAAATgacacaatataatattgttgaaaataaaaacaagaagATATTTCAAGAAGCGAAGACTGTTAGTAGTCCG ATACAAACAGTGCTATCAACAGCATCCAAATCTTCAGGAATAATAGAACCTCCACCATTAGTGCTATTAAAGAAAGGAACAGCAAATGGAGATAAAGAAAAACCTTCTGTATCAACGTCAAACAAACGAACAGTAAATGAAGACAAGGAGAATttttcattacaaaataagaaaagaataattacgTCATCTGATAAAAGCCAACGATATGTGACTTTGACCACAATGCATCGAGAACAAacagatatattaaataatattaatctaaatattcaaaatgcTTCTTATCACTTAGAACAGATTGCATCTAATATCAATCAATtggttaattattatattacaaatgaaAAAACAGATAACGAATTTGAATCTGTTGAGTTTCTTGATGACAATTACAATATGAcagaataa
- the LOC118645260 gene encoding uncharacterized protein LOC118645260 isoform X5, whose product MDNVLYRNGKSFMLQAIGRWKSKVKAKARRQRQEMTATGGGSMKTIPLTQTEEKLMAILGWKAVTGDLNKELGIVDSNTTINNKVTTERSTNNKIITSTPSKVISSTSVQPFIRTNTEMIIPEKVFLCNLQSIAWQSGTKEMTQSASTSTSTKEMTQYNIVENKNKKIFQEAKTVSSPIQTVLSTASKSSGIIEPPPLVLLKKGTANGDKEKPSVSTSNKRTVNEDKENFSLQNKKRIITSSDKSQRYVTLTTMHREQTDILNNINLNIQNASYHLEQIASNINQLVNYYITNEKTDNEFESVEFLDDNYNMTE is encoded by the exons ATGGACAACGTTCTATACAGAAATGGAAAGag ttttatgctACAGGCTATTGGACGCTGGAAATCCAAAGTAAAAGCAAAAGCAAGACGTCAAAGGCAGGAAATGACTGCAACAGGTGGTGGATCTATGAAAACAATACCACTCACCCAAAcggaagaaaaattaatggcCATCTTAGGGTGGAAAGCTGTAACTGGAGATTTAAACAAAGAATTAGGAATAGTTGACTCCAATacaactattaataataaag TCACAACAGAACgatctacaaataataaaattataacatcaACTCCGAGTAAAGTAATATCATCCACATCTGTACAACCTTTTATTCGTACAAACACTGAAATGATTATACCCGAG aaagtgtttttatgtaatttgcaGTCGATAGCATGGCAATCTGGGACGAAAGAAATGACACAGTCAGCATCGACTTCAACGTCGACAAAAGAAATgacacaatataatattgttgaaaataaaaacaagaagATATTTCAAGAAGCGAAGACTGTTAGTAGTCCG ATACAAACAGTGCTATCAACAGCATCCAAATCTTCAGGAATAATAGAACCTCCACCATTAGTGCTATTAAAGAAAGGAACAGCAAATGGAGATAAAGAAAAACCTTCTGTATCAACGTCAAACAAACGAACAGTAAATGAAGACAAGGAGAATttttcattacaaaataagaaaagaataattacgTCATCTGATAAAAGCCAACGATATGTGACTTTGACCACAATGCATCGAGAACAAacagatatattaaataatattaatctaaatattcaaaatgcTTCTTATCACTTAGAACAGATTGCATCTAATATCAATCAATtggttaattattatattacaaatgaaAAAACAGATAACGAATTTGAATCTGTTGAGTTTCTTGATGACAATTACAATATGAcagaataa
- the LOC118645261 gene encoding putative nuclease HARBI1, with translation MDAIMRILLREELEEEEKENLRLERIFLRDRNNPFDLPNSEFKRLFRLSKELMQQLIEELTPHMDEGQRDTKISIPLRVFSIVHFFATGHYQRSVGSHFNIAIAQQTMSKYLPEICNAIEAIAPRWIQFPINEERKQHIKEEFMRKFEFPGIIGIIDGTQVRISEPEEDEHIYFNRKGYHAKNVQIICDSDLNIINVNANFGGAAHDSFIWNSSAIRTVLEENYRLGDRRSWLIGDSGYPLEPWLMTPIRNARQDTPERRFNDHLIIARNCIERCIGVLKTRFRCLLNKDRVLKYHPQKAGMIINACCVLHNMCMKANMPLDDELEMDDDNNGYIVMPIDHNIPNIENVLNAGRNQRANIINRYFR, from the exons ATGGATGCAATAAtgagaatattattaagagaagaattagaagaagaagaaaaagagaacttACGATTAGaacgtatatttttaagagataGAAACAATCCTTTTGATTTACCAAATTCAGAATTTAAACGCTTATTTCGATTATCCAAAGAATTAATGCAACAGTTAATAGAAGAATTGACACCACACATGGATGAAGGGCAAAGagatacaaaaatttcaattccGTTGCGAGTTTTTTCAATAGTACATTTTTTTGCTACTGGTCATTATCAACGAAGCGTAGGAagtcattttaatattgcaattgcTCAACAAACGATGAGTAAATATCTTCCAGAAATATGTAATGCCATAGAAGCTATTGCACCACGATGGATTCAGTTTCCAATTAatgaagaaagaaaacaaCATATAAAAGAGGAATTTATGCGTAAATTTGAATTTCCTGGAATTATTGGAATAATTGATGGCACACAAGTGCGCATTAGTGAGCCAGAAGAAGatgaacatatttatttcaatagaaAAGGGTATCATGCTAAAAATGTGCAGATAATTTGCGATTCAGATCTTAATATCATTAACGTTAATGCAAATTTTGGTGGAGCAGCACACGATTCATTTATTTGGAATTCCTCAGCGATTAGAACTgttttagaagaaaattatcgATTAGGTGACAGAAGAAGCTGGTTAATTGGAGATAGTGGATATCCGCTGGAACCATGGTTAATGACTCCAATACGTAATGCAAGACAAGATACACCTGAACGAAGATTTAATGACCATTTAATTATAGCACGCAATTGTATTGAACGATGTATAg gGGTACTTAAAACGCGTTTTAGATGCCTTTTGAATAAAGATCgcgttttaaaatatcatcCACAAAAAGCTGGAATGATTATTAATGCTTGCTGTGTTCTACATAATATGTGTATGAAAGCTAATATGCCTTTGGATGATGAACTAGAAATGGATGATGACAATAATGGATATATAGTAATGCCAATAGATCATAACATAccaaatattgaaaatgttttaaatgcaGGTCGCAATCAAcgtgcaaatataattaatcgatACTTTCGATAA
- the LOC118644128 gene encoding THAP domain-containing protein 1-like isoform X2, translating into MSFCVVYNCKNRKHKNKKNIEQLEMERVLNRNISFHLFPQDMAMRKKWLEAIHLQNYEPKKSATVCSVHFKETDYQFNHKYCKLKKDAVPHLLKTEIQPKYTNVDKPRVQTNLDKPLIQKNLHEPPIEKTSNVPPLQIDSDNPPPQTYSNYPLLQTVSSNLDHQNISIEENKADNTNKMVHRSTSISPDRIMNSPVKTRIRKVYKNEIKHLKRKLSISRYKQKRTQKKLCALKNILKELQKQNLLAAEDNDILQHLKAES; encoded by the exons atgagtttttgcgttgtatataattgcaaaaatcgAAAAcacaagaacaaaaaaaatattgaacaattAGAGATGGAACGTGTTCTAAATAGAAACATTTCATTTCATTT gtTTCCTCAAGATATGGCAATGCGCAAGAAATGGCTCGAAGccatacatttacaaaattatgagCCAAAAAAATCTGCTACAGTTTGTTCTGTTCATTTTAAAGAAACGGATTATCagtttaatcataaatattgcaaattaaaaaaagatgctGTTCCACAT TTACTTAAAACTGAAATTCAACCTAAATACACAAATGTAGATAAGCCTCGAGTTCAGACAAATTTAGATAAGCCTTtaattcagaaaaatttacatgAGCCTCCAATTGAGAAAACTTCAAATGTGCCTCCACTTCAGATAGATTCAGATAATCCGCCACCTCAGACATATTCAAATTATCCTCTTCTGCAGACAGTTTCAAGTAATTTAGACCATCAAAACATTTctattgaagaaaataaagctg ATAATACCAATAAAATGGTGCATCGTTCGACTAGTATATCTCCTGATAGAATTATGAATTCACCAGTAAAAACTAGAATTCGAAAAGTgtacaaaaatgaaattaaacatttaaaaagaaaactatcTATAAGTCGGTATAAGCAAAAAAGaacacagaaaaaattatgtgcattaaagaatatattaaaggAGCTGCAAAAACAGAATCTACTAGCAGCAGAAGACAACGatattttacaacatttaaAAGCAG AATCTTGA
- the LOC118644128 gene encoding THAP domain-containing protein 1-like isoform X1, whose amino-acid sequence MSFCVVYNCKNRKHKNKKNIEQLEMERVLNRNISFHLFPQDMAMRKKWLEAIHLQNYEPKKSATVCSVHFKETDYQFNHKYCKLKKDAVPHVNTHLLKTEIQPKYTNVDKPRVQTNLDKPLIQKNLHEPPIEKTSNVPPLQIDSDNPPPQTYSNYPLLQTVSSNLDHQNISIEENKADNTNKMVHRSTSISPDRIMNSPVKTRIRKVYKNEIKHLKRKLSISRYKQKRTQKKLCALKNILKELQKQNLLAAEDNDILQHLKAES is encoded by the exons atgagtttttgcgttgtatataattgcaaaaatcgAAAAcacaagaacaaaaaaaatattgaacaattAGAGATGGAACGTGTTCTAAATAGAAACATTTCATTTCATTT gtTTCCTCAAGATATGGCAATGCGCAAGAAATGGCTCGAAGccatacatttacaaaattatgagCCAAAAAAATCTGCTACAGTTTGTTCTGTTCATTTTAAAGAAACGGATTATCagtttaatcataaatattgcaaattaaaaaaagatgctGTTCCACATGTAAATAcacat TTACTTAAAACTGAAATTCAACCTAAATACACAAATGTAGATAAGCCTCGAGTTCAGACAAATTTAGATAAGCCTTtaattcagaaaaatttacatgAGCCTCCAATTGAGAAAACTTCAAATGTGCCTCCACTTCAGATAGATTCAGATAATCCGCCACCTCAGACATATTCAAATTATCCTCTTCTGCAGACAGTTTCAAGTAATTTAGACCATCAAAACATTTctattgaagaaaataaagctg ATAATACCAATAAAATGGTGCATCGTTCGACTAGTATATCTCCTGATAGAATTATGAATTCACCAGTAAAAACTAGAATTCGAAAAGTgtacaaaaatgaaattaaacatttaaaaagaaaactatcTATAAGTCGGTATAAGCAAAAAAGaacacagaaaaaattatgtgcattaaagaatatattaaaggAGCTGCAAAAACAGAATCTACTAGCAGCAGAAGACAACGatattttacaacatttaaAAGCAG AATCTTGA
- the LOC118644128 gene encoding THAP domain-containing protein 1-like isoform X3: MAMRKKWLEAIHLQNYEPKKSATVCSVHFKETDYQFNHKYCKLKKDAVPHVNTHLLKTEIQPKYTNVDKPRVQTNLDKPLIQKNLHEPPIEKTSNVPPLQIDSDNPPPQTYSNYPLLQTVSSNLDHQNISIEENKADNTNKMVHRSTSISPDRIMNSPVKTRIRKVYKNEIKHLKRKLSISRYKQKRTQKKLCALKNILKELQKQNLLAAEDNDILQHLKAES; the protein is encoded by the exons ATGGCAATGCGCAAGAAATGGCTCGAAGccatacatttacaaaattatgagCCAAAAAAATCTGCTACAGTTTGTTCTGTTCATTTTAAAGAAACGGATTATCagtttaatcataaatattgcaaattaaaaaaagatgctGTTCCACATGTAAATAcacat TTACTTAAAACTGAAATTCAACCTAAATACACAAATGTAGATAAGCCTCGAGTTCAGACAAATTTAGATAAGCCTTtaattcagaaaaatttacatgAGCCTCCAATTGAGAAAACTTCAAATGTGCCTCCACTTCAGATAGATTCAGATAATCCGCCACCTCAGACATATTCAAATTATCCTCTTCTGCAGACAGTTTCAAGTAATTTAGACCATCAAAACATTTctattgaagaaaataaagctg ATAATACCAATAAAATGGTGCATCGTTCGACTAGTATATCTCCTGATAGAATTATGAATTCACCAGTAAAAACTAGAATTCGAAAAGTgtacaaaaatgaaattaaacatttaaaaagaaaactatcTATAAGTCGGTATAAGCAAAAAAGaacacagaaaaaattatgtgcattaaagaatatattaaaggAGCTGCAAAAACAGAATCTACTAGCAGCAGAAGACAACGatattttacaacatttaaAAGCAG AATCTTGA
- the LOC118645118 gene encoding eukaryotic translation initiation factor 3 subunit H-like, with the protein MVSRATSRRIPEVEPRIDYVQCDGLVVMKMVKHCHEESSGNMEVAQGALLGLVVQNRLEITNCFPFPKNDEIMDEEEYQLAMMRRLRWVNVDHFHVGWYQSADVGNFLNLSLLESQYHYQTSIEESVVLIYDTAKSARGFLTLKAYRLTPQAIQMYKENEFTPEALRTLKIGYESLFVEIPVVIKNSNLTNIMMSELDEMIPEEQGTKYLDLGTATVLENQLRCLMDRVDELNQEAMKFNRYQQLVVRQQQDKNRLLAKRAQENAARAAKDEPPLPDDDINKLMRPLPVPPRLNPMIVAGQINTYSEHISQFCAQSLAKLYITQSLQNAKEAKSSR; encoded by the exons ATGGTTTCAAGAGCGACGTCGAGAAGGATTCCCGAGGTAGAACCGCGTATAGATTATGTGCAATGTGACGGATTGGTAGTGATGAAAATGGTGAAACACTGCCACGAGGAGTCCTCTGGCAACATGGAAGTCGCCCAGGGTGCTCTTCTTGGTTTGGTCGTGCAAAACCGCCTGGAGATTACCAACTGCTTCCCATTTCCCAAAAACGACGAGATCATGGACGAAGAGGAGTATCAGCTTGCCATGATGCGGAGGTTAAGATG GGTGAATGTCGATCACTTCCACGTTGGTTGGTATCAGAGCGCGGACGTCGGCAACTTCCTGAATCTGTCCCTGCTAGAGTCGCAGTATCACTATCAGACCTCTATTGAGGAATCGGTCGTGCTTATTTACGACACGGCGAAGTCCGCCAGAGGTTTTCTAACGCTCAAAGCATACCGGCTCACTCCGCAAGCGATACAGATGTACAAGGAGAACGAGTTCACTCCAGAAGCTTTGCGCACCTTAAAGATTGGATACGAAAGTCTCTTTGTCGAAATTCCAGTTGTTATAAAGAACAGTAATCTGACGAATATCATGATGTCAGAATTGGACGAAATGATTCCAGAGGAGCAGGGCACAAAGTACCTGGATCTTGGAACAGCTACAGTGTTAGAGAACCAATTAAGATGCCTAATGGATCGAGTGGATGAGTTGAATCAGGAGGCAATGAAGTTTAACAGGTATCAACAGTTGGTGGTTCGACAGCAGCAAGATAAGAACAGGCTATTGGCCAAGAGGGCCCAAGAGAACGCTGCTAGGGCTGCGAAGGACGAACCACCGCTACCCGATGACGATATCAACAAATTGATGAGACCTCTACCAGTCCCACCAAGATTAAATCCAATGATTGTCGCTGGACAAATCAACACGTACAGCGAGCATATCTCGCAATTCTGTGCTCAGAGCTTAGCAAAATTGTATATCACTCAAAGTCTACAAAATGCAAAGGAGGCAAAGTCATCCCGTTGA